The sequence below is a genomic window from Uranotaenia lowii strain MFRU-FL chromosome 2, ASM2978415v1, whole genome shotgun sequence.
CTTAATATATACAGTCTTGCCCATAAACCAAAtgaagaattcgagaaaagttaaatTTGACCAGAAtggtcacaatttttttttaactttccagATTATACCAGGGTTTATTAAGGTTATTtgctaaattaaatttaaaaaaaatctcttttcttttttttttaaactttgtgttacaaaacgattttttaaagtaaatttattaattagATACGATTTGAAAAGTGCTGttataattcaataaaaaccttaaattttacattattttatttctttttcttcttgtatttttgagaataaTGTTTAGTTTCTGCTCAgattttcactttatttacaagtttttcaaaaaatcgttcaaaaccggccgtgtggatacgtgtcgtagaaagaattgtatgcttaaggttgAAAATTATCGTTCTTTTTGGCTACTTTTTTGATGACATCTAGCAAAAGTTAGACATCcatctaattcgatataaaaaaaaagaaatttcaaatagcttggcacctgttttgacatgttttgtcccagatttcactggaacccaatctttttttgtgataaacgttCTAGatgcgacaagtcatctgaagTCCTTTCAGCTAGTAAtggcattttgaaaattgaagagacctctacttaataaagatctgatacatctggtggggaataatcgactcaaaaacatgagaggCATTCAGATGGCGAAAATAGAAGATTTCTTTTAGAAATAGAAGTAGAAAaagaagtatttctattgaaaactcaacagaatatttgACCAAATATTCGTTTGgacgaatagttgaaaaggtcaatattcggtattcggccgttcgccgaataccactattcggtacatctctagttctAACCCATTAAAGACTTCATGTTTGTCACCAGATAATGTACGCTTTCAAATAACCCGATTCaaacctgatttttttcaatttgagctTCCATTCACGAATAAAACACAAGAGCCACACACGAAATGCCAAACCAAACAACTACTGGGAAAATGTTTGGTGTGACAAGTATGCGtctatttttcaacttttcatagAATTTCGCGGCTTAATGTAACACaaggattttcattgaaaaatctgttcattttcgaaaaaaatgatcgaGGCTCATATAAGGAGTATACTTTATAGGTCTACGGCATTGAAGTCAACAAAACTTGCGAAACTGTGCGATAACAGCAAATTGTTTTCGTGAAACTTTGAttgcgtttttctcgctttgcctttttgtaacatgtgacaattatgcttccaacggcagcAAACTCGTCGCAAATTTAAAGTTCGACTTAAAGAACATAGGAATGCTGTAGACAACAACAGGGTCAATGAATCCAGCGTTAGCCGCCCACGCAACGGAAATGGATCACTCCATAAACTGGGAAAAAGTGATCTATAGGAATGCCGGctcggcatagaatcttataccggtAACTCCACcttcaaggaagttcattattcgAGTAGAgtttgatttgtgggtgtaggtATTTCGAAACTGtgtgacactcaagagcgggtTAGAGTTAAGCATACTTCGAATAAGGAAAACCGGACCAGAATGTTAATAAATGGtttcataaagaaaaaaaggttTACGTACATGAAAACTACACAATActcaaaaaatcaactaaaaatgCCACCTTTTCAAAAACGTTTAAGCCTTTAatcaaacatattataatcaacattggtaactctcagcatgcttcatatacttcagcaaggacatgtatatcagcaccacctcctggagaaagttcttactagaaggaaatttcaagcattgaggtactgaggaaactctgaacattcttttcatcaaccgtgggttcgcgtcttaactacaaaagttcgtgtttgaacttgcatttctatgaccacgcagaaaattttgtttttgttttattttcaacataggaatttcagcctactccaacttttcttcgtgtagcaaagtatgttgctatggttctcattttgtgttgttttttgccgaatggaaaaaagctcccgactgacggagtatgctaatagatctacaatttgagattctaatgtcatttgaattggaacaatcattgatggaaatttcactttttggacgatactgaatatttcataaaagaaatcatacgaaggcaaaaatttactaagTAAAGTGATCTTAAAATCTACTCTACAATATGATTTGAGATTTATTAATGGccacatcatcattattattattattataattatctGGAACACGTTTGGTAAACGGAAATCAGCATTTctctaaaattgaataaatgggTAAAGGAACAAATTCTTCGTGTAGAATTAGCTCTTtgtaatacttttcatttaggcacatctgatttttttaaaactccaaaacatgttgaactgataaatcaaaatcatattttgagtataaaatttattaacgaagtcaacttacttatcatgaaagatattatgaaaaaatagtagatatacttgtgttgtatttagtataaTTGTTAGATCGGGACACAAGGTTTTGGTGATAATGAGCTTAACAGTTTTCGCccagaagctttcgaaatttagtctaaggcaacttaggtcttctcgatagcatttattcatgttcgtaagaacttttctcacatggaggcgcgtttcatgtgtccttcaagtttctggggagtgaggaatattcctactattattatatttgctTTAATCCTGTGGTAGTTAGGACTAGTTGCTAATCTTAGCAATCGGGcagatgaaaattattattaatatgtCAGTCGAACCAAACAGTTGTTTAATAAACTTctattcaagttttcattcaaaaagtacttatttatttatcattccGGAGATCGTGAGTTTATCCCATCCTCGTCTCTCCTTTGAGGCATATCGTGGTTCGTGGATCTCGTTTAGTAATTCCGAAATGCTTGCAACAGAGAATCTTGCAGCTTGCTCACGAAGGGCATCCTGGTGAAACGGCAATGATATTACGCCCTCGAGAACGCGTTTGGTGGCCTGGCGTCGACAAAGATGCTAGAACATTTGTAAAAAGTTGCGAAGGTTGTCGTTTGGTTGGTCGGCCTTCTGCGCCGGAACCAATGAGGCGTAGAGTAATGCCAGATGAGCCTTGGGTCGACGTAGCTATGGATTTTCTTGGTCCCCTTCCCACCGGTGAATGTTTGTTGGTAATCGTGGACTATTATAGCCGTTATAAGAAAGTTTGCATTATGAGGAAAATCATTTCTGAGAAAACCATCAAGCAGCTTGAGTCAATTTTTGTGCGTTTGGGTTATCCCAGAACAATAACGCTCGATAACGGAAGACAGTTCGTGAGTACggaattttcaagttattttcggtcaagaaatattgttttgaacCATATATCCCCATATTGGCCGCAGGCGAACGGGGAAGTAGAACGACAAAATAGCTCTCTTCTAAAACGTCTGAAGATAAGCCAAGCTCTTAAACGCGACTTGAAGGACGATCTCCTTGAGTACCTCATGATGTACAACTCTACTCCTCATTCGACCACCGGCAAACCTCCTTCTCAAGTGTTACAAAACAGGATCATACGGAGTAAAATACCATCActgaaagacatcgaaacagcTCCACCGAGGGACCCAGAAGCTGGCGATAGGGACCTCTTAATTAAACATCGAGGGAAAGAGCGCGAGGATGAACGCCGTCACGCAAAACCATCTGGAATACTGGAAGGCGATAAGGTAATTGTCCAAAATCTGTTACCAGGAAACAAACTCCAAACGACTTTTGCTCCCACCCGGTTCGTTGTGTTAAGAAGGAAAGGAAACCAGGTAGAAATTCGAGGTAAAGACGGAAACACTTATTTACGGAACACGGCTCATCTTTAAAAAGTTCTTGGAGATGATGATGGTCAGGATGGGGCAAATAGCGAAATCGAGGCAGCTATTTCCGGTGATCAGAACAGGCCTTCAAGATCCATCGATCCACCTCACTGGCACCACGATTTTGTTCTCGATTAATAAGATTCGACCATCTTTCCTATTCTTTAAACAAAAGGAGATGTGATAGTTAGGACTAGTTGCTAATCTTAGCAATCGGGcagatgaaaattattattaatatgtCAGTCGAACCAAACAGTTGTTTAATAAACTTCTATTTAAGTTCTCATTTAAAAAgtacttatttatttatcattccGGAGATCGTGAGTTTATCACAAATcctaataaaaattttcaacacattgCGGTCCAAATACGAATTATCTCGTTTTCTCGCTTGACGTGTGTGCGTTTTACTGAGAGGCATGACTCAATTGTGatacattttattcaaattttattcaacatAATTGTAGACAACACTTTGAATACCTCAAAAATACgataatttgtagaatttggacCAATCGCTTTTGGGATGGAGTAAATATGCCAAGTTCGGGCTAAGATTTCTTTGCGATCTTTAATGTGTTAAGTGAGGTCAAAAAGCCTTCGCTATCATATACGGTAGTCATTCTAGGAAAATGTACAGTGAACCATTtgtgttttcataaaaaagatCGTTCTGGCGGTAAAGATATCGCGGTGCAAATCCAGAGCTTCTTAATCATATTTTAAAGGTACCTACTATTGGTTATCATTAATCATATTATGATTTGTTATCAAAAAAACATCTTCAACTGTATGTTCAGTGAGTTCCAAATTTTCACTGACTCGCGATTGATGATGATCCCAAACAAGAAGAAATCTCAAACAGTTTTCTATTATTATTCTCATTTGCAGTCGAACACAATGCATCAAGAGTGGCGATTGTGAGTTTTTCACGATACTGTCGCTATCGAGCGGTACTGAAACGACTGGAAGGGGTCGCCGACGATTGGTTGCGGAACACGTTGATTGAAACGCTCAGCGGATTCGTGGCCACCACCCCGGGGATGCGCGTTATGTTCTGCAAAGACACCTTTGACTATCCGGAACTGGAAACCCACGAGCTGCTGTGCAATCATTTAGCGCCTAAAATGAAGGGAAGACCGCGTGGCAAGCGGAAGAAAACCATTTCCGACTCTTCTGCGCCACAGGTTATCAAAAAGGAGGAAGGGGCCTCGGAAGAGAGCGACTCGAACGATTCCGAGATTTCAGACTATTCATATAGTAAGGTATGGGTGCGTGTTGTAACAATGTTAAATGCAATCATGTACAAactaaacttattatttttattattgtcctTAGGTTTCTCCTTCCAAGAAGGTTGATTTACATGCCACACCACGATTCAACCCAAGGCCATCGAGGGGAGCTCCGGTTAAGGTCGAAGATCCGATTGCTGTTCCAACTGTGCCCACACTGACTTTATCGGTGATAGGGAAACAGCAGCGTAGTGGCAAGAGCAAATCCGGTCGACCTAAAGGACGCAAACCCGGACGTAAACCGAAAGCCTACAAGGTGGTCAAGAAGCCAGGAGAAAGTGAACACGACGACGAGGCGGCTGAAGAACCTAACAATGCTGAAGCGGATAATCGGGACGAAGAGGAGGACAAAAGTGACAGGGAAGAGGATGACTTGTTCCGTGTCAATGATCGGATGGCACCCgatcagaaagactttttacAGCGATTGCATCAGTTCTTGGATGCAAAAGCTTTGGCGTATGCTAATGGTCAatcaacagttttgaaaaatggtatGTCTGTATAAAATTAAAGCTTGGGAAAACAAATCAACTCATTTTTACACTTACCTTTTACAGTGAATCTTTACCTCATCTATACACGCGTGCTGAATTTGGGCGGCTACAGTGAGATTAGGAATAAGGAAGTTTGGCAGCGGATTCTAGAAGGTACGGGTGGAGAAAATGGCATAATGAGTAGACGGAAATATGAACGCATTCTGCTCCCTTACGAGAGACATCAACAGGAGATTGCTGAAGCCGTGAAGAAGGAAATCGATGAACAGGAGCAAACTGTTTCGCATGAAAGTCAGATCTCACCAACGCCTTACGATAGCAAGGAGGGCATTTTGGAGCTGAAAGTTGAAAAGAAGGAAGTGACTGAGGAAGACCCCGTCATCAAGAGTGAACCTAAGGAAGATAAGGAAAACAAAGAGTCAGTACCTCAACCGATGGAGGAAGTTCCAGTGAAAAAGGAACTGGATGGAGGTGAAGAATCAAATGAAGTACAAAGTAAAGTAAGAGCAAAAGCCCTGTCTCCGTTATTGGAGAATAACAATAGCAACAGTAGTAATGTTACTGGGAGTCCGAACGGGGTTCATCTGGGAATGTCACCCGTTTCGGTTCCGCTGACAGTGATTGTCCGACCGAATATTGACGAAAAGGATCAACAGTCGTCTCAAATACAAATCAATCAACCCCACACTACTATCACGGTCCATCAGACTACAATCCACCCGCAAGGCAACCAGCAACCAAATAGTCAGCAAATTAGTGGACAAAGTCCGCAGCACATCAcgaatcaaattcaaatcacaAACCAGATCCAAATACAACAGATAACAGTGCAATCGAGCGACAAGACTCCTGGAAGTGGTCCTAACGAGAGTCCAAAGTTCAAATATAGCTTCAAGCAGGATAAGTCTGGTCAAGAAATTAACATTGAATCTCCGTCTGGTGAAAACTCTAAAGGTTCTAACTTCGAAAATAATATCAGCGCAACCCTTTTCCCGCTGAATCGCCCAGATCCGGATTTGACCATTAAAGAAGTGTCTGTGTGTCCAACTAGTGGTACGGTGTCGATAAGCACTGCAAGCAGTAATCCACCAGTCACACCATCAAAAACAACATCCTTACGTCATGTGCGAGTGAAACCGGACAGAAAGTCAGTAGCTCCGGTACCAAATGTCGTACCACAAACTGTCCCAGGGAAACCTTTGGACAAGGAACATATATCACTGCTCAGCAGTAATGCTGCCAACATATTTGGCGGGCCAAATTTAACTACAATTACTCCCATTGCAAACAGTTTGCTTGGAAGTGCCGTCGGAGCTGCTGCAATGACTGGTCTTGCTACCGGCTTTACTATGAATCCTGCTGGTACAGGAATCTCAGGTGACActggaaatctgaaaaataatatGTCAGCTCCAACAGAAGTCATAGATTTATTAGATAGTGATAATGAAAGTGATTCTCCGCCTCCAACTGCTAGTATTCCTGATGTTGGTAAGAACCCTATCAAACAGTCTGGTCTATCAGTACGTCCAATTCCATCGCTTCTGCCACCCATGAAAAAACGCAAATTGGATATTTTGCGCGAAGGAGGTTTAGAAGTAACTCCCATTTCTAATGGATCCAGCATTTTTTCGACTATTTCGCAAAACAGTTCCAAACAAAGCCCCAACCCGATGCTCATCAACATCACTGCCGAAGTAAGCCCTCAACGAGGACGTTCCATTATAGATGAAGCAAAATCTCGAGACAGAAAATGTATACCTATACCGATTGATTGTCAAACTCAAGGAATGTATGCCAAGACAGGACAGATTTTTGGTAACCCTAAAGACATACCCTCTATTCCTACCATTCCGACAAGACCCACTCCAACTCCCGGGGTTATAGATCTGCTGGATCTCACAGGAAGCACTCGTCCCAATTCAGCTGGACTAGACTTTTCAGCTTCAATTCAACGACAGCGAACAACTGCTATTTCAAATGCTGGTGGGCGAGCAACCTCACGCACAACTCCTAGTTTACAAATAACACTTGTGCAGGCACCGAATCAAGCGTCTACGTCGGCACAAGCACTACAAAATACAACGAGTAGCCAACAATCAACTTCTTCCAATGCGAGGAAAAAGCCGTATGACATTGTGCCATCATCAGGTGCTGCAAATACGTCACCATCCGTTCACCCGAAAGCAGTCAGTCCGAAAATCTCTTTGGGACCTTCTTCTTCTAGTTCTTCAGCATCCAGTTCCAATGGCGGTCCCTCAAATCCAAATTCACTTCTTGAGACAGGACTTTTGCTCGCTAACCTACAAAAAGTCAATCCATTGCTTGTAGCTAATATACTGTCCTCCTCGGgtttatcaaaaacttcaatccCTGGCCTAACTCAGCTATTGGGTACACTAACTGAGCAACCTTCACCACCTTCGAAGAAAAATCAACGGCGGAGATCAAACTCCCAGATACAACCAACCTCACAGCCACAGATGATAATCCCACAACCGATTGGGCAGTTCCAGGCGCCTTCGAAATCAATCCCGTCACCACAACATCCACCGCCTGCCGACTCCCCTTCATCCCATCCACTCAGCCAGCAAATCAAACTCCTGCAGCAGGTTCAaatgcagcagcagcaaaagctTTTACTCGAGCAACAACAGAAAGCTGCCCTAGAGCAACAGCAAAAAGCCGCTCAAGAGCAGAAGCGCGTGCAAGAGGAAAAACAGCGACATTTACAACTATTGCAGCAGTTGCAACAAcagcaacatcaacaacaacagcaacagcaccagcaacagcaacaacagttgcagcaacagcaacaacagttgcagcaacagcaacaacagctgCAGCAACAGAAAACTTCGGCATCACGTGCCAGTACTCCCGCCCAGGCTTCAAATGCCCGAGTTTCTGTGCATCCAAGTGCAGCTAACGCGACTGCACCAGGCGGAGGATTTCCGTTTGATCCGCTTTACCTCCAGGCATTGTACTCCAACCCGAGTCTCTACTTGTCGCCGGAGCAGCTTATGCAGTTCTACAAGAATCTTCCGAATGTTTCAGGGATGCCACCGAGCAGTAAGAGCTAGTTCCGATAGTGCGAATTTTGTATGAAACATATAAGTACGTACATTTGTACCTATAAAATATAGAATTCACATTCTGTGGTAAGGTTTGAAGAATGGATTTCGGTATAGGATAATCCACACACATTCATACACATACACAAAAAGTAGCGCTCTTCAGGCGCCCGAACAAAATAGatcaagatttgattttttataagtaCTGTTAGTCAGTAAGATATAGCTATCggataaatttttgttgtttcattTAAGGTTGAATTAGAGTATTTGTTTTCATTAGGTTTCTTCCTTTGCAcgaatgaaaataagaaaattgttttctttgagTATGGTTAGCTAATTTAGGAAACACGCATTAGCTCACTATTATAGACTATTATCGTAGATTTGATTAAATGTATGTCTGGAATTTGGAAGCTACTGAATTGGTTCAATATAATATTGATGTTTTGTATCAGTCATCACGAAAACTTAAATTGAAAGAAACATTCCCTTTTAGCATACCTTCTCACGTggtggaaatttaaaaatatttcaaatgggATCATCTCATCCTGAAAAAGTAAAAAGATTTCGTGGTAGAAAGTTTTAACCACTAGGGTGGCCCAGCTATACggaggtttttttaaaaaaaacgaaaatttagcGGTTCTCACCCCCAAATATTGTTACACTAACCGAGATAATAAACTGTGCAAAAATTCACTTTGATTGGACAACTTAATGACGCCCCTCGAACGCCtcaatgtcaaaaataaaaattttagatataAGAAAGAAAGAGGCCTTTCtgttaatattttctttatgTTTTGTATGGGAATATTTAAGAGATCTAATATCAAACGAAAATATCtgcaactttatttttgcttaattttaatctttcctcgattttcataaactcgCTCCTGactaaaaatctagattttgcTCCATTATTTAGAAATGTTCATCACTGGTTCCATGAATATTAATATAATTTCATTTCTGTAagaattcttcaaaattatcgttatattattaaaaaaaaaatttaacatgtttgcggaaaaaagttgaattcgaGACTTGAACTTCACACTTTTTTATGCTTAGGCAGTTATGAAAAACATAATTGGTGGAATTCTTATTTTGCACCCTTTTTTATATTGTTGATCCTCAATGCCAATTGCTTAGAACGAAAAGATAAAACTTATGCTCGATCTATCCGTTGAACAATTTGGAACAAATTGTAGAATAAAATgtcgattttcaatcattcatattcatTCGGCATAATGTCAACTAGATTATCCAAGgttttaagacattttgttccACCCGACTGAATAAGTTGTAAATCTCAATGTTTCGccgtctttttcacatttttacagCTCATAAACTGATCGAAACTTCTAATTGTCACTGTAGACCAGAATGTCCGTAAGATTTGAAATATGTATAATGTAGATCAGGATTACGAGCTGGACAAAGAAAAAGGCGTTGATTTAACGTGACAGACGTGTTTTTTCGgagctgaaaattttatattatccaaatttaaacaaatagtaGTAAATTGTAACAACCAATatgaccttaacgggttaaactcctatcaaaaagaaaagaaaaaaaaagaagtaacaACCAACTAGCTCAACCGGGCTGTTCCTCTCAGGATCGGCCTTACCCTGTCAAGGAAGGGAACTCACAACCTTAAGTACACGGTTACTCACAGGCGGACATATCCAACCACGCACCACCATTTCGACGTCGAAGGAGCCAGGATTATCGACAGGGCAACAACCAGGAAAAATTAAAGCTGCCACATTAAAACAACTGAAAACACAGTAAACGTTAAGAAAGACACTGAAAACATCTACTCTTCATACGCAAACATTTTCCAATTACTCGGAAAAAATGAGCGACCTGccagataacaaaaaaaacacacccaAAAACTACACCATGCTTGGCCATACACAATAactgatttttgatcaaaacgaaataagtgaaaagtgaagactGTGCTAAAAGTTCGATGCTGGAAAATTTGTCCCAAAAACACTAGACAAACGAATTTTTATCCACAAATATCTGTACGCAGTAAGTCGATACACTACACATAATTTCTAAAAAcacgaattaaattaaattagacTTAAACTTAACATTAAATTAAATCAGATTAAAAGtgtaagcgtcagataacacttccatcgaggtGGTAGAGATTGATCGCGGTTTAACGtagctttttaaaaaatgagtAGTATATAGCAGTGAGTGACTAGTGTGTGTGTGaagtttttccccaaaaatcCGCATTCGAAGCAACGAACGACTGCGCAACAACGTTAACAGCAAGCAGCCAGAATGGTTTGTCATCTCACAACCAGAGGCCAGCTTGGATAGTGGATGCTTTCGGGTATTCACACGATCGGCAGCGACGCCCCGACGATACGACGAACGAAGAGCGATCGCGAAGCGAGAGCAACGACCGAAACTCGCggttcaaggccggtcaaaTGCGGCTTCCTGGTGCTGGCTCACTTTGCTTAAAACCACCGCAGTGTACACATAAGAAAGTTTGTTAGTGCAAATAACagccagacaccaggtaagccaACCGCCGCTCATCCGCCATTTTGCTCTCGCCAAGAAGGACGCGCGCTAATGCCAGTATCTCCTTACTACAGGACCCCTTTGTTTTGGGACACAATATAGAGTGGATGGAATCCCCTTCTTCCACCAATAGCGAAGGGAATATCCGCCACAACCACGGTTAACCCACGATCGCAAGTGCCGGTCGATTGTACATCCCCGAACCTTACGATTGACCCAAGACAGTGGACCACCCGTGACTTGAAAGGCCACTGTCTAACTA
It includes:
- the LOC129742664 gene encoding uncharacterized protein LOC129742664 translates to MYCYCAWLLQIHGVKLKLNRKYNISLTKFLLVPKFNQALSFYFQPVGNPCGHHGPYTFYKGVKISFIASESCISTATGTVQPAGHGSDSGQSATQATPATPTSNVSPAPNASSTPGTPKSTIGGGAGNEDSSSSADGSFKAKQTPQRKCASENSSGSSSKAALGTKGCKPLVLALGDCFPVRPWSDSPITCLAELRMAWKDRNEQCLLIALRLYFLPENTPLGRNCHGEDEVLAITEKVILRADDLLTWLSGDLEWNWGLRTAYNEHSAKDAMTATLFLNKHLALDFADVDKEKHTVEHNASRVAIVSFSRYCRYRAVLKRLEGVADDWLRNTLIETLSGFVATTPGMRVMFCKDTFDYPELETHELLCNHLAPKMKGRPRGKRKKTISDSSAPQVIKKEEGASEESDSNDSEISDYSYSKVSPSKKVDLHATPRFNPRPSRGAPVKVEDPIAVPTVPTLTLSVIGKQQRSGKSKSGRPKGRKPGRKPKAYKVVKKPGESEHDDEAAEEPNNAEADNRDEEEDKSDREEDDLFRVNDRMAPDQKDFLQRLHQFLDAKALAYANGQSTVLKNVNLYLIYTRVLNLGGYSEIRNKEVWQRILEGTGGENGIMSRRKYERILLPYERHQQEIAEAVKKEIDEQEQTVSHESQISPTPYDSKEGILELKVEKKEVTEEDPVIKSEPKEDKENKESVPQPMEEVPVKKELDGGEESNEVQSKVRAKALSPLLENNNSNSSNVTGSPNGVHLGMSPVSVPLTVIVRPNIDEKDQQSSQIQINQPHTTITVHQTTIHPQGNQQPNSQQISGQSPQHITNQIQITNQIQIQQITVQSSDKTPGSGPNESPKFKYSFKQDKSGQEINIESPSGENSKGSNFENNISATLFPLNRPDPDLTIKEVSVCPTSGTVSISTASSNPPVTPSKTTSLRHVRVKPDRKSVAPVPNVVPQTVPGKPLDKEHISLLSSNAANIFGGPNLTTITPIANSLLGSAVGAAAMTGLATGFTMNPAGTGISGDTGNLKNNMSAPTEVIDLLDSDNESDSPPPTASIPDVGKNPIKQSGLSVRPIPSLLPPMKKRKLDILREGGLEVTPISNGSSIFSTISQNSSKQSPNPMLINITAEVSPQRGRSIIDEAKSRDRKCIPIPIDCQTQGMYAKTGQIFGNPKDIPSIPTIPTRPTPTPGVIDLLDLTGSTRPNSAGLDFSASIQRQRTTAISNAGGRATSRTTPSLQITLVQAPNQASTSAQALQNTTSSQQSTSSNARKKPYDIVPSSGAANTSPSVHPKAVSPKISLGPSSSSSSASSSNGGPSNPNSLLETGLLLANLQKVNPLLVANILSSSGLSKTSIPGLTQLLGTLTEQPSPPSKKNQRRRSNSQIQPTSQPQMIIPQPIGQFQAPSKSIPSPQHPPPADSPSSHPLSQQIKLLQQVQMQQQQKLLLEQQQKAALEQQQKAAQEQKRVQEEKQRHLQLLQQLQQQQHQQQQQQHQQQQQQLQQQQQQLQQQQQQLQQQKTSASRASTPAQASNARVSVHPSAANATAPGGGFPFDPLYLQALYSNPSLYLSPEQLMQFYKNLPNVSGMPPSSKS